A stretch of Allostreptomyces psammosilenae DNA encodes these proteins:
- the thrS gene encoding threonine--tRNA ligase — MSNVRVIVSRESLRDERMVATGTTAADLFSDDRAVVAARVNGQLRDLSHTLAEGDEVEPVAIDSEDGLAILRHSTAHVLAQAVQEIFPEAKLGIGPPIRDGFYYDFDVAQPFHPDDLKRIEKKMQEIVKRGQRFSRRAVSDEAAREELADEPYKLELIGLKGSAAEAAEGASAEVGAGELTIYDNLDAKTGELCWKDLCRGPHLPNTRLIPAFKLMRSAAAYWRGSEKNPQLQRVYGTAWPSRDELKAYLERLAEAEKRDHRKLGAELDLFSFPEEIGSGLPVFHPKGGTIRRVLEDYSRRRHEEEGYSFVNTPHITKESLYQTSGHLDWYADGMYPPMELDEGEGHKYYLKPMNCPMHNLIFRSRGRSYRELPLRLFEFGTVYRYEKSGVVHGLTRVRGLTQDDAHIYCTKEQMADELDSLLTFVLNLLRDYGLEDFYLELSTKDPEKYIGSDEVWAEATETLRQAAQKQNLELVLDPGGAAFYGPKISVQARDAIGRSWQMSTIQVDFNLPERFDLEYQGPDGSRQRPVMIHRALFGSIERFFGVLTEHYAGAFPAWLAPVQVIGIPITDEHVPYLREVEARLRAKGIRVEIDASDDRMQKKIRNAQKQKVPYMLLAGDEDVSKGAVSFRYRDGSQKNGVPVDEAVAEIVSAVEQRLQV, encoded by the coding sequence GTGTCCAACGTCCGTGTGATCGTCAGTCGCGAATCGTTGCGGGACGAGCGGATGGTCGCGACGGGCACGACGGCCGCCGACCTCTTCAGCGACGACCGGGCGGTCGTCGCCGCCCGGGTGAACGGCCAGCTGCGCGACCTGAGCCACACCCTGGCCGAGGGCGACGAGGTGGAGCCGGTCGCCATCGACTCCGAGGACGGCCTCGCCATCCTGCGGCACTCCACCGCGCACGTGCTGGCGCAGGCGGTGCAGGAGATCTTCCCGGAGGCCAAGCTCGGCATCGGCCCGCCGATCAGGGACGGCTTCTACTACGACTTCGACGTGGCGCAGCCGTTCCACCCCGACGACCTCAAGCGCATCGAGAAGAAGATGCAGGAGATCGTCAAGCGGGGGCAGCGGTTCTCCCGCCGCGCGGTGAGCGACGAGGCCGCCCGCGAGGAGCTGGCCGACGAGCCGTACAAGCTGGAGCTGATCGGCCTGAAGGGGTCGGCGGCCGAGGCGGCCGAGGGGGCCTCCGCCGAGGTCGGCGCCGGCGAGCTGACCATCTACGACAACCTGGACGCCAAGACCGGCGAGCTGTGCTGGAAGGACCTGTGCCGGGGGCCGCACCTGCCCAACACCCGGCTGATCCCGGCGTTCAAGCTGATGCGCTCGGCCGCCGCCTACTGGCGCGGCAGCGAGAAGAACCCGCAGCTGCAGCGGGTCTACGGCACCGCCTGGCCGAGCCGGGACGAGCTGAAGGCGTACCTGGAGCGGCTCGCCGAGGCGGAGAAGCGCGACCACCGCAAGCTCGGCGCGGAGCTGGACCTGTTCTCCTTCCCGGAGGAGATCGGCTCCGGCCTGCCGGTCTTCCACCCCAAGGGCGGCACCATCCGCAGGGTGCTGGAGGACTACTCGCGCCGGCGGCACGAGGAGGAGGGGTACTCCTTCGTCAACACGCCGCACATCACCAAGGAGAGCCTGTACCAGACCTCCGGGCACCTGGACTGGTACGCGGACGGCATGTACCCGCCCATGGAGCTGGACGAGGGCGAGGGGCACAAGTACTACCTCAAGCCCATGAACTGCCCGATGCACAACCTGATCTTCCGCTCGCGCGGGCGGTCGTACCGCGAGCTGCCGCTGCGGCTGTTCGAGTTCGGCACCGTCTACCGCTACGAGAAGTCCGGCGTGGTGCACGGCCTGACCAGGGTCCGCGGGCTGACCCAGGACGACGCGCACATCTACTGCACCAAGGAGCAGATGGCGGACGAGCTCGACTCGCTGCTGACCTTCGTGCTGAACCTGCTGCGCGACTACGGCCTGGAGGACTTCTACCTGGAGCTGTCCACCAAGGACCCGGAGAAGTACATAGGGTCGGACGAGGTCTGGGCGGAGGCCACCGAGACGCTGCGGCAGGCCGCCCAGAAGCAGAACCTGGAGCTGGTGCTGGACCCGGGCGGCGCCGCCTTCTACGGCCCGAAGATCTCCGTGCAGGCGCGGGACGCGATCGGCCGGTCCTGGCAGATGTCCACGATCCAGGTCGACTTCAACCTGCCGGAGCGGTTCGACCTGGAGTACCAGGGCCCGGACGGCTCGCGGCAGCGGCCGGTGATGATCCACCGGGCGCTGTTCGGCTCGATCGAGCGGTTCTTCGGGGTGCTCACCGAGCACTACGCCGGCGCCTTCCCGGCCTGGCTGGCGCCGGTGCAGGTGATCGGCATCCCGATCACCGACGAGCACGTGCCGTACCTGCGCGAGGTGGAGGCCAGGCTGCGGGCCAAGGGCATCCGGGTGGAGATCGACGCCTCGGACGACCGCATGCAGAAGAAGATCCGCAACGCCCAGAAGCAGAAGGTTCCGTACATGCTGCTGGCGGGCGACGAGGACGTCTCCAAGGGCGCCGTCTCCTTCCGCTACCGGGACGGCTCGCAGAAGAACGGCGTGCCGGTGGACGAGGCCGTCGCCGAGATCGTCTCGGCCGTGGAGCAGCGCCTGCAGGTCTGA